One Falco biarmicus isolate bFalBia1 chromosome 13, bFalBia1.pri, whole genome shotgun sequence genomic region harbors:
- the ADIPOQ gene encoding adiponectin, with product MRGPAGFLLCSLLLVALHCTEGAADELQPDPKTPCANWMGGAPGYPGHNGLPGRDGKDGRDGLKGEKGEEGMQGPKGDPGAIGIPGLEGPRGFPGYPGQKGEKGEAAFVHRSAFSVGLTERAPHPNVPIRFSKIFYNEQSHYDASTGKFLCNIPGTYYFAYHLTVYLTDVKVSLYKKDKAVIFTYDQFQKNNVDQASGSVLLHLNTGDEVWLQVYGEGDNNGVYADNINDSTFMGFLLYPDQDVH from the exons ATGAGGGGCCCAGCAGGCTTCCTTCtctgctcactgctgctggtggccctCCATTGCACAGAGGGGGCTGCTGACGAGCTCCAGCCCGACCCCAAAACACCATGTGCCAACTGGATGGGAGGAGCACCCGGCTACCCCGGCCACAACGGGCTCCCTGGCCGGGATGGGAAAGACGGAAGAGACGGActaaagggagagaaaggagaggaag GTATGCAAGGTCCTAAAGGTGACCCAGGTGCAATAGGAATCCCAGGGCTGGAAGGGCCAAGAGGATTTCCCGGATACCCTGGGCAGAAAGGGGAGAAGGGTGAAGCTGCCTTCGTCCACCGCTCTGCTTTCAGCGTGGGGCTGACAGAGcgagccccccaccccaatgTCCCCATCCGCTTCAGCAAGATCTTCTACAACGAGCAGAGCCACTACGACGCCAGCACCGGCAAGTTCCTCTGCAACATCCCCGGCACGTACTACTTCGCCTACCACCTGACGGTCTACCTGACGGACGTCAAGGTCAGCCTCTACAAGAAGGACAAGGCAGTGATCTTCACCTATGACCAGTTCCAGAAAAACAATGTTGACCAAGCTAGTGGCTCCGTCTTGCTGCACCTCAACACTGGGGACGAGGTCTGGCTTCAGGTGTACGGGGAGGGGGATAACAATGGTGTCTACGCCGACAACATCAATGATTCTACATTCATGGGCTTTCTCCTGTACCCAGACCAGGATGTCCATTAA